One region of Oryza sativa Japonica Group chromosome 5, ASM3414082v1 genomic DNA includes:
- the LOC4338933 gene encoding transcription factor TGAL5 isoform X4, protein MVQGEGSSWRMANDHDRAVPHSQAVAYGIQGHAVLAAPPANFLYRSLDYTSSRNPNSFLMPKAWILELQPAAAAYFGELEKALIHGTSAGAGVDHGMIQSDAYTESGYLAARPPTLEIFPSWPMSHLQEPYSNSQSVGSTTDSSSAQNTMSQAELVSPASMRSDSGQEQQQQEVLMVTIDDYNYKQGLGAAIATAPSFQQHAGGLDMRKHGSTRKDGKLLDAKTERRLAQNREAARKSRLRKKAYVQQLETSRIRLQQIEQELQRARSQGLFPGGCSAPGDMSSGAVMFDMDYTRWIDDDSKCMAELQGALQAQLPDGNLGAIVEECMRHYDELFHLRAVLASSDVFHLMTGMWAAPAERCFLWMAGFRPSEILKMLIPQLDPLTEQQLMGMCSLQQSSEQTEEALAQGLHQLHQSLADAVGGGPLNDGADVANYTGLMALALGRLENLESFYRQADNLRQETLHHMRRILTTRQTARCFLSIGEYNRRLRALSSLWASRPRENFIATENVSPTGTEFQVIQQSQQNQFSGF, encoded by the exons ctaCCGCTCATTGGATTACACCTCTTCTCGCAATCCAAATAGTTTCTTAATGCCTAAGGCCTGGATCCT GGAGTTGCAACCTGCAGCTGCTGCTTACTTTGGTGAGTTGGAGAAGGCCCTTATCCATGGCACCAGTGCTGGTGCTGGTGTCGATCATGGCATGATCCAAAGTGACGCGTACACAGAGT CAGGATATCTTGCAGCTAGGCCCCCCACACTGGAAATCTTCCCTTCATGGCCAATGAGTCATCTACAGGAGCCATACAGT AACTCGCAGTCAGTAGGGAGCACCACTGACTCTAGCTCAGCTCAGAACACAATGTCACAGGCCGAGTTGGTGTCCCCAGCGAGCATGAGGTCCGACTCTGGGCAGGAACAGCAACAACAGGAGGTATTGATGGTGACCATTGATGATTACAACTACAAACAAGGACTTGGAGCAGCAATAGCTACTGCACCAAGCTTTCAGCAACATGCAGGAGGCCTAGACATG AGGAAGCATGGATCCACTAGAAAAGACGGAAAACTGTTAGATGCCAAG ACTGAAAGGCGATTGGCTCAGAACAGAGAAGCTGCAAGAAAGAGCAGGCTGAGGAAAAAG GCTTATGTGCAGCAACTTGAGACTAGCCGCATAAGGCTTCAGCAAATCGAGCAAGAGCTTCAGAGAGCACGCTCACAG GGCTTGTTTCCTGGAGGATGCAGTGCACCTGGAGATATGAGCTCGG GTGCTGTAATGTTTGACATGGATTACACCCGATGGATAGACGACGACAGCAAATGCATGGCAGAGCTCCAGGGCGCGCTACAGGCCCAGCTCCCCGACGGAAACCTTGGTGCCATTGTGGAAGAATGCATGCGCCACTACGACGAGCTCTTCCACCTTAGGGCCGTGCTCGCCAGCTCCGACGTGTTCCACCTGATGACTGGCATGTGGGCGGCGCCGGCCGAGCGGTGCTTCCTCTGGATGGCCGGTTTCCGGCCATCAGAAATTCTCAAA ATGCTGATACCTCAGCTCGATCCACTGACGGAGCAGCAGCTGATGGGGATGTGCAGCCTGCAGCAGTCGTCGGAGCAGACCGAGGAGGCGCTCGCGCAGGGGCTTCACCAGCTGCACCAGTCACTGGCCGACGCGGTGGGCGGCGGTCCTCTCAACGACGGCGCAGATGTTGCCAACTACACCGGCCTCATGGCCCTAGCACTTGGCAGGCTTGAGAACCTCGAGAGCTTTTATCGTCAG GCTGATAATCTGAGGCAGGAAACGTTGCACCACATGCGGCGAATTCTCACAACCAGACAGACAGCTCGGTGTTTTCTTTCCATTGGAGAGTATAATCGCCGTCTCCGTGCTCTCAGCTCCCTCTGGGCTTCACGTCCTCGCGA AAACTTCATTGCGACAGAGAATGTCAGCCCTACAGGAACTGAATTTCAGGTTATTCAGCAATCTCAGCAAAATCAATTCTCCGGTTTCTGA
- the LOC4338933 gene encoding transcription factor TGAL5 isoform X10: MFKRTQNLLCGTVVDETPRGIRFASVGEDKQETKQHPIMWELQPAAAAYFGELEKALIHGTSAGAGVDHGMIQSDAYTESAGYLAARPPTLEIFPSWPMSHLQEPYSQNSQSVGSTTDSSSAQNTMSQAELVSPASMRSDSGQEQQQQEVLMVTIDDYNYKQGLGAAIATAPSFQQHAGGLDMRKHGSTRKDGKLLDAKTERRLAQNREAARKSRLRKKAYVQQLETSRIRLQQIEQELQRARSQGLFPGGCSAPGDMSSGAVMFDMDYTRWIDDDSKCMAELQGALQAQLPDGNLGAIVEECMRHYDELFHLRAVLASSDVFHLMTGMWAAPAERCFLWMAGFRPSEILKMLIPQLDPLTEQQLMGMCSLQQSSEQTEEALAQGLHQLHQSLADAVGGGPLNDGADVANYTGLMALALGRLENLESFYRQADNLRQETLHHMRRILTTRQTARCFLSIGEYNRRLRALSSLWASRPRENFIATENVSPTGTEFQVIQQSQQNQFSGF; the protein is encoded by the exons GGAGTTGCAACCTGCAGCTGCTGCTTACTTTGGTGAGTTGGAGAAGGCCCTTATCCATGGCACCAGTGCTGGTGCTGGTGTCGATCATGGCATGATCCAAAGTGACGCGTACACAGAGT CAGCAGGATATCTTGCAGCTAGGCCCCCCACACTGGAAATCTTCCCTTCATGGCCAATGAGTCATCTACAGGAGCCATACAGT CAGAACTCGCAGTCAGTAGGGAGCACCACTGACTCTAGCTCAGCTCAGAACACAATGTCACAGGCCGAGTTGGTGTCCCCAGCGAGCATGAGGTCCGACTCTGGGCAGGAACAGCAACAACAGGAGGTATTGATGGTGACCATTGATGATTACAACTACAAACAAGGACTTGGAGCAGCAATAGCTACTGCACCAAGCTTTCAGCAACATGCAGGAGGCCTAGACATG AGGAAGCATGGATCCACTAGAAAAGACGGAAAACTGTTAGATGCCAAG ACTGAAAGGCGATTGGCTCAGAACAGAGAAGCTGCAAGAAAGAGCAGGCTGAGGAAAAAG GCTTATGTGCAGCAACTTGAGACTAGCCGCATAAGGCTTCAGCAAATCGAGCAAGAGCTTCAGAGAGCACGCTCACAG GGCTTGTTTCCTGGAGGATGCAGTGCACCTGGAGATATGAGCTCGG GTGCTGTAATGTTTGACATGGATTACACCCGATGGATAGACGACGACAGCAAATGCATGGCAGAGCTCCAGGGCGCGCTACAGGCCCAGCTCCCCGACGGAAACCTTGGTGCCATTGTGGAAGAATGCATGCGCCACTACGACGAGCTCTTCCACCTTAGGGCCGTGCTCGCCAGCTCCGACGTGTTCCACCTGATGACTGGCATGTGGGCGGCGCCGGCCGAGCGGTGCTTCCTCTGGATGGCCGGTTTCCGGCCATCAGAAATTCTCAAA ATGCTGATACCTCAGCTCGATCCACTGACGGAGCAGCAGCTGATGGGGATGTGCAGCCTGCAGCAGTCGTCGGAGCAGACCGAGGAGGCGCTCGCGCAGGGGCTTCACCAGCTGCACCAGTCACTGGCCGACGCGGTGGGCGGCGGTCCTCTCAACGACGGCGCAGATGTTGCCAACTACACCGGCCTCATGGCCCTAGCACTTGGCAGGCTTGAGAACCTCGAGAGCTTTTATCGTCAG GCTGATAATCTGAGGCAGGAAACGTTGCACCACATGCGGCGAATTCTCACAACCAGACAGACAGCTCGGTGTTTTCTTTCCATTGGAGAGTATAATCGCCGTCTCCGTGCTCTCAGCTCCCTCTGGGCTTCACGTCCTCGCGA AAACTTCATTGCGACAGAGAATGTCAGCCCTACAGGAACTGAATTTCAGGTTATTCAGCAATCTCAGCAAAATCAATTCTCCGGTTTCTGA
- the LOC4338933 gene encoding transcription factor TGAL5 isoform X9, whose translation MFKRTQNLLCGTVVDETPRGIRFASVGEDKQETKQHPIMWELQPAAAAYFGELEKALIHGTSAGAGVDHGMIQSDAYTESGYLAARPPTLEIFPSWPMSHLQEPYSQNSQSVGSTTDSSSAQNTMSQAELVSPASMRSDSGQEQQQQEVLMVTIDDYNYKQGLGAAIATAPSFQQHAGGLDMRKHGSTRKDGKLLDAKTERRLAQNREAARKSRLRKKAYVQQLETSRIRLQQIEQELQRARSQGLFPGGCSAPGDMSSGAVMFDMDYTRWIDDDSKCMAELQGALQAQLPDGNLGAIVEECMRHYDELFHLRAVLASSDVFHLMTGMWAAPAERCFLWMAGFRPSEILKMLIPQLDPLTEQQLMGMCSLQQSSEQTEEALAQGLHQLHQSLADAVGGGPLNDGADVANYTGLMALALGRLENLESFYRQADNLRQETLHHMRRILTTRQTARCFLSIGEYNRRLRALSSLWASRPRENFIATENVSPTGTEFQVIQQSQQNQFSGF comes from the exons GGAGTTGCAACCTGCAGCTGCTGCTTACTTTGGTGAGTTGGAGAAGGCCCTTATCCATGGCACCAGTGCTGGTGCTGGTGTCGATCATGGCATGATCCAAAGTGACGCGTACACAGAGT CAGGATATCTTGCAGCTAGGCCCCCCACACTGGAAATCTTCCCTTCATGGCCAATGAGTCATCTACAGGAGCCATACAGT CAGAACTCGCAGTCAGTAGGGAGCACCACTGACTCTAGCTCAGCTCAGAACACAATGTCACAGGCCGAGTTGGTGTCCCCAGCGAGCATGAGGTCCGACTCTGGGCAGGAACAGCAACAACAGGAGGTATTGATGGTGACCATTGATGATTACAACTACAAACAAGGACTTGGAGCAGCAATAGCTACTGCACCAAGCTTTCAGCAACATGCAGGAGGCCTAGACATG AGGAAGCATGGATCCACTAGAAAAGACGGAAAACTGTTAGATGCCAAG ACTGAAAGGCGATTGGCTCAGAACAGAGAAGCTGCAAGAAAGAGCAGGCTGAGGAAAAAG GCTTATGTGCAGCAACTTGAGACTAGCCGCATAAGGCTTCAGCAAATCGAGCAAGAGCTTCAGAGAGCACGCTCACAG GGCTTGTTTCCTGGAGGATGCAGTGCACCTGGAGATATGAGCTCGG GTGCTGTAATGTTTGACATGGATTACACCCGATGGATAGACGACGACAGCAAATGCATGGCAGAGCTCCAGGGCGCGCTACAGGCCCAGCTCCCCGACGGAAACCTTGGTGCCATTGTGGAAGAATGCATGCGCCACTACGACGAGCTCTTCCACCTTAGGGCCGTGCTCGCCAGCTCCGACGTGTTCCACCTGATGACTGGCATGTGGGCGGCGCCGGCCGAGCGGTGCTTCCTCTGGATGGCCGGTTTCCGGCCATCAGAAATTCTCAAA ATGCTGATACCTCAGCTCGATCCACTGACGGAGCAGCAGCTGATGGGGATGTGCAGCCTGCAGCAGTCGTCGGAGCAGACCGAGGAGGCGCTCGCGCAGGGGCTTCACCAGCTGCACCAGTCACTGGCCGACGCGGTGGGCGGCGGTCCTCTCAACGACGGCGCAGATGTTGCCAACTACACCGGCCTCATGGCCCTAGCACTTGGCAGGCTTGAGAACCTCGAGAGCTTTTATCGTCAG GCTGATAATCTGAGGCAGGAAACGTTGCACCACATGCGGCGAATTCTCACAACCAGACAGACAGCTCGGTGTTTTCTTTCCATTGGAGAGTATAATCGCCGTCTCCGTGCTCTCAGCTCCCTCTGGGCTTCACGTCCTCGCGA AAACTTCATTGCGACAGAGAATGTCAGCCCTACAGGAACTGAATTTCAGGTTATTCAGCAATCTCAGCAAAATCAATTCTCCGGTTTCTGA
- the LOC4338933 gene encoding transcription factor TGAL5 isoform X5 codes for MVQGEGSSWRMANDHDRAVPHSQAVAYGIQGHAVLAAPPANFLELQPAAAAYFGELEKALIHGTSAGAGVDHGMIQSDAYTESAGYLAARPPTLEIFPSWPMSHLQEPYSQNSQSVGSTTDSSSAQNTMSQAELVSPASMRSDSGQEQQQQEVLMVTIDDYNYKQGLGAAIATAPSFQQHAGGLDMRKHGSTRKDGKLLDAKTERRLAQNREAARKSRLRKKAYVQQLETSRIRLQQIEQELQRARSQGLFPGGCSAPGDMSSGAVMFDMDYTRWIDDDSKCMAELQGALQAQLPDGNLGAIVEECMRHYDELFHLRAVLASSDVFHLMTGMWAAPAERCFLWMAGFRPSEILKMLIPQLDPLTEQQLMGMCSLQQSSEQTEEALAQGLHQLHQSLADAVGGGPLNDGADVANYTGLMALALGRLENLESFYRQADNLRQETLHHMRRILTTRQTARCFLSIGEYNRRLRALSSLWASRPRENFIATENVSPTGTEFQVIQQSQQNQFSGF; via the exons GGAGTTGCAACCTGCAGCTGCTGCTTACTTTGGTGAGTTGGAGAAGGCCCTTATCCATGGCACCAGTGCTGGTGCTGGTGTCGATCATGGCATGATCCAAAGTGACGCGTACACAGAGT CAGCAGGATATCTTGCAGCTAGGCCCCCCACACTGGAAATCTTCCCTTCATGGCCAATGAGTCATCTACAGGAGCCATACAGT CAGAACTCGCAGTCAGTAGGGAGCACCACTGACTCTAGCTCAGCTCAGAACACAATGTCACAGGCCGAGTTGGTGTCCCCAGCGAGCATGAGGTCCGACTCTGGGCAGGAACAGCAACAACAGGAGGTATTGATGGTGACCATTGATGATTACAACTACAAACAAGGACTTGGAGCAGCAATAGCTACTGCACCAAGCTTTCAGCAACATGCAGGAGGCCTAGACATG AGGAAGCATGGATCCACTAGAAAAGACGGAAAACTGTTAGATGCCAAG ACTGAAAGGCGATTGGCTCAGAACAGAGAAGCTGCAAGAAAGAGCAGGCTGAGGAAAAAG GCTTATGTGCAGCAACTTGAGACTAGCCGCATAAGGCTTCAGCAAATCGAGCAAGAGCTTCAGAGAGCACGCTCACAG GGCTTGTTTCCTGGAGGATGCAGTGCACCTGGAGATATGAGCTCGG GTGCTGTAATGTTTGACATGGATTACACCCGATGGATAGACGACGACAGCAAATGCATGGCAGAGCTCCAGGGCGCGCTACAGGCCCAGCTCCCCGACGGAAACCTTGGTGCCATTGTGGAAGAATGCATGCGCCACTACGACGAGCTCTTCCACCTTAGGGCCGTGCTCGCCAGCTCCGACGTGTTCCACCTGATGACTGGCATGTGGGCGGCGCCGGCCGAGCGGTGCTTCCTCTGGATGGCCGGTTTCCGGCCATCAGAAATTCTCAAA ATGCTGATACCTCAGCTCGATCCACTGACGGAGCAGCAGCTGATGGGGATGTGCAGCCTGCAGCAGTCGTCGGAGCAGACCGAGGAGGCGCTCGCGCAGGGGCTTCACCAGCTGCACCAGTCACTGGCCGACGCGGTGGGCGGCGGTCCTCTCAACGACGGCGCAGATGTTGCCAACTACACCGGCCTCATGGCCCTAGCACTTGGCAGGCTTGAGAACCTCGAGAGCTTTTATCGTCAG GCTGATAATCTGAGGCAGGAAACGTTGCACCACATGCGGCGAATTCTCACAACCAGACAGACAGCTCGGTGTTTTCTTTCCATTGGAGAGTATAATCGCCGTCTCCGTGCTCTCAGCTCCCTCTGGGCTTCACGTCCTCGCGA AAACTTCATTGCGACAGAGAATGTCAGCCCTACAGGAACTGAATTTCAGGTTATTCAGCAATCTCAGCAAAATCAATTCTCCGGTTTCTGA
- the LOC4338933 gene encoding transcription factor TGAL5 isoform X1 gives MVQGEGSSWRMANDHDRAVPHSQAVAYGIQGHAVLAAPPANFLYRSLDYTSSRNPNSFLMPKAWILELQPAAAAYFGELEKALIHGTSAGAGVDHGMIQSDAYTESAGYLAARPPTLEIFPSWPMSHLQEPYSQNSQSVGSTTDSSSAQNTMSQAELVSPASMRSDSGQEQQQQEVLMVTIDDYNYKQGLGAAIATAPSFQQHAGGLDMRKHGSTRKDGKLLDAKTERRLAQNREAARKSRLRKKAYVQQLETSRIRLQQIEQELQRARSQGLFPGGCSAPGDMSSGAVMFDMDYTRWIDDDSKCMAELQGALQAQLPDGNLGAIVEECMRHYDELFHLRAVLASSDVFHLMTGMWAAPAERCFLWMAGFRPSEILKMLIPQLDPLTEQQLMGMCSLQQSSEQTEEALAQGLHQLHQSLADAVGGGPLNDGADVANYTGLMALALGRLENLESFYRQADNLRQETLHHMRRILTTRQTARCFLSIGEYNRRLRALSSLWASRPRENFIATENVSPTGTEFQVIQQSQQNQFSGF, from the exons ctaCCGCTCATTGGATTACACCTCTTCTCGCAATCCAAATAGTTTCTTAATGCCTAAGGCCTGGATCCT GGAGTTGCAACCTGCAGCTGCTGCTTACTTTGGTGAGTTGGAGAAGGCCCTTATCCATGGCACCAGTGCTGGTGCTGGTGTCGATCATGGCATGATCCAAAGTGACGCGTACACAGAGT CAGCAGGATATCTTGCAGCTAGGCCCCCCACACTGGAAATCTTCCCTTCATGGCCAATGAGTCATCTACAGGAGCCATACAGT CAGAACTCGCAGTCAGTAGGGAGCACCACTGACTCTAGCTCAGCTCAGAACACAATGTCACAGGCCGAGTTGGTGTCCCCAGCGAGCATGAGGTCCGACTCTGGGCAGGAACAGCAACAACAGGAGGTATTGATGGTGACCATTGATGATTACAACTACAAACAAGGACTTGGAGCAGCAATAGCTACTGCACCAAGCTTTCAGCAACATGCAGGAGGCCTAGACATG AGGAAGCATGGATCCACTAGAAAAGACGGAAAACTGTTAGATGCCAAG ACTGAAAGGCGATTGGCTCAGAACAGAGAAGCTGCAAGAAAGAGCAGGCTGAGGAAAAAG GCTTATGTGCAGCAACTTGAGACTAGCCGCATAAGGCTTCAGCAAATCGAGCAAGAGCTTCAGAGAGCACGCTCACAG GGCTTGTTTCCTGGAGGATGCAGTGCACCTGGAGATATGAGCTCGG GTGCTGTAATGTTTGACATGGATTACACCCGATGGATAGACGACGACAGCAAATGCATGGCAGAGCTCCAGGGCGCGCTACAGGCCCAGCTCCCCGACGGAAACCTTGGTGCCATTGTGGAAGAATGCATGCGCCACTACGACGAGCTCTTCCACCTTAGGGCCGTGCTCGCCAGCTCCGACGTGTTCCACCTGATGACTGGCATGTGGGCGGCGCCGGCCGAGCGGTGCTTCCTCTGGATGGCCGGTTTCCGGCCATCAGAAATTCTCAAA ATGCTGATACCTCAGCTCGATCCACTGACGGAGCAGCAGCTGATGGGGATGTGCAGCCTGCAGCAGTCGTCGGAGCAGACCGAGGAGGCGCTCGCGCAGGGGCTTCACCAGCTGCACCAGTCACTGGCCGACGCGGTGGGCGGCGGTCCTCTCAACGACGGCGCAGATGTTGCCAACTACACCGGCCTCATGGCCCTAGCACTTGGCAGGCTTGAGAACCTCGAGAGCTTTTATCGTCAG GCTGATAATCTGAGGCAGGAAACGTTGCACCACATGCGGCGAATTCTCACAACCAGACAGACAGCTCGGTGTTTTCTTTCCATTGGAGAGTATAATCGCCGTCTCCGTGCTCTCAGCTCCCTCTGGGCTTCACGTCCTCGCGA AAACTTCATTGCGACAGAGAATGTCAGCCCTACAGGAACTGAATTTCAGGTTATTCAGCAATCTCAGCAAAATCAATTCTCCGGTTTCTGA
- the LOC4338933 gene encoding transcription factor TGAL5 isoform X3, producing the protein MVQGEGSSWRMANDHDRAVPHSQAVAYGIQGHAVLAAPPANFLYRSLDYTSSRNPNSFLMPKAWILELQPAAAAYFGELEKALIHGTSAGAGVDHGMIQSDAYTESGYLAARPPTLEIFPSWPMSHLQEPYSQNSQSVGSTTDSSSAQNTMSQAELVSPASMRSDSGQEQQQQEVLMVTIDDYNYKQGLGAAIATAPSFQQHAGGLDMRKHGSTRKDGKLLDAKTERRLAQNREAARKSRLRKKAYVQQLETSRIRLQQIEQELQRARSQGLFPGGCSAPGDMSSGAVMFDMDYTRWIDDDSKCMAELQGALQAQLPDGNLGAIVEECMRHYDELFHLRAVLASSDVFHLMTGMWAAPAERCFLWMAGFRPSEILKMLIPQLDPLTEQQLMGMCSLQQSSEQTEEALAQGLHQLHQSLADAVGGGPLNDGADVANYTGLMALALGRLENLESFYRQADNLRQETLHHMRRILTTRQTARCFLSIGEYNRRLRALSSLWASRPRENFIATENVSPTGTEFQVIQQSQQNQFSGF; encoded by the exons ctaCCGCTCATTGGATTACACCTCTTCTCGCAATCCAAATAGTTTCTTAATGCCTAAGGCCTGGATCCT GGAGTTGCAACCTGCAGCTGCTGCTTACTTTGGTGAGTTGGAGAAGGCCCTTATCCATGGCACCAGTGCTGGTGCTGGTGTCGATCATGGCATGATCCAAAGTGACGCGTACACAGAGT CAGGATATCTTGCAGCTAGGCCCCCCACACTGGAAATCTTCCCTTCATGGCCAATGAGTCATCTACAGGAGCCATACAGT CAGAACTCGCAGTCAGTAGGGAGCACCACTGACTCTAGCTCAGCTCAGAACACAATGTCACAGGCCGAGTTGGTGTCCCCAGCGAGCATGAGGTCCGACTCTGGGCAGGAACAGCAACAACAGGAGGTATTGATGGTGACCATTGATGATTACAACTACAAACAAGGACTTGGAGCAGCAATAGCTACTGCACCAAGCTTTCAGCAACATGCAGGAGGCCTAGACATG AGGAAGCATGGATCCACTAGAAAAGACGGAAAACTGTTAGATGCCAAG ACTGAAAGGCGATTGGCTCAGAACAGAGAAGCTGCAAGAAAGAGCAGGCTGAGGAAAAAG GCTTATGTGCAGCAACTTGAGACTAGCCGCATAAGGCTTCAGCAAATCGAGCAAGAGCTTCAGAGAGCACGCTCACAG GGCTTGTTTCCTGGAGGATGCAGTGCACCTGGAGATATGAGCTCGG GTGCTGTAATGTTTGACATGGATTACACCCGATGGATAGACGACGACAGCAAATGCATGGCAGAGCTCCAGGGCGCGCTACAGGCCCAGCTCCCCGACGGAAACCTTGGTGCCATTGTGGAAGAATGCATGCGCCACTACGACGAGCTCTTCCACCTTAGGGCCGTGCTCGCCAGCTCCGACGTGTTCCACCTGATGACTGGCATGTGGGCGGCGCCGGCCGAGCGGTGCTTCCTCTGGATGGCCGGTTTCCGGCCATCAGAAATTCTCAAA ATGCTGATACCTCAGCTCGATCCACTGACGGAGCAGCAGCTGATGGGGATGTGCAGCCTGCAGCAGTCGTCGGAGCAGACCGAGGAGGCGCTCGCGCAGGGGCTTCACCAGCTGCACCAGTCACTGGCCGACGCGGTGGGCGGCGGTCCTCTCAACGACGGCGCAGATGTTGCCAACTACACCGGCCTCATGGCCCTAGCACTTGGCAGGCTTGAGAACCTCGAGAGCTTTTATCGTCAG GCTGATAATCTGAGGCAGGAAACGTTGCACCACATGCGGCGAATTCTCACAACCAGACAGACAGCTCGGTGTTTTCTTTCCATTGGAGAGTATAATCGCCGTCTCCGTGCTCTCAGCTCCCTCTGGGCTTCACGTCCTCGCGA AAACTTCATTGCGACAGAGAATGTCAGCCCTACAGGAACTGAATTTCAGGTTATTCAGCAATCTCAGCAAAATCAATTCTCCGGTTTCTGA
- the LOC4338933 gene encoding transcription factor TGAL5 isoform X2 encodes MVQGEGSSWRMANDHDRAVPHSQAVAYGIQGHAVLAAPPANFLYRSLDYTSSRNPNSFLMPKAWILELQPAAAAYFGELEKALIHGTSAGAGVDHGMIQSDAYTESAGYLAARPPTLEIFPSWPMSHLQEPYSNSQSVGSTTDSSSAQNTMSQAELVSPASMRSDSGQEQQQQEVLMVTIDDYNYKQGLGAAIATAPSFQQHAGGLDMRKHGSTRKDGKLLDAKTERRLAQNREAARKSRLRKKAYVQQLETSRIRLQQIEQELQRARSQGLFPGGCSAPGDMSSGAVMFDMDYTRWIDDDSKCMAELQGALQAQLPDGNLGAIVEECMRHYDELFHLRAVLASSDVFHLMTGMWAAPAERCFLWMAGFRPSEILKMLIPQLDPLTEQQLMGMCSLQQSSEQTEEALAQGLHQLHQSLADAVGGGPLNDGADVANYTGLMALALGRLENLESFYRQADNLRQETLHHMRRILTTRQTARCFLSIGEYNRRLRALSSLWASRPRENFIATENVSPTGTEFQVIQQSQQNQFSGF; translated from the exons ctaCCGCTCATTGGATTACACCTCTTCTCGCAATCCAAATAGTTTCTTAATGCCTAAGGCCTGGATCCT GGAGTTGCAACCTGCAGCTGCTGCTTACTTTGGTGAGTTGGAGAAGGCCCTTATCCATGGCACCAGTGCTGGTGCTGGTGTCGATCATGGCATGATCCAAAGTGACGCGTACACAGAGT CAGCAGGATATCTTGCAGCTAGGCCCCCCACACTGGAAATCTTCCCTTCATGGCCAATGAGTCATCTACAGGAGCCATACAGT AACTCGCAGTCAGTAGGGAGCACCACTGACTCTAGCTCAGCTCAGAACACAATGTCACAGGCCGAGTTGGTGTCCCCAGCGAGCATGAGGTCCGACTCTGGGCAGGAACAGCAACAACAGGAGGTATTGATGGTGACCATTGATGATTACAACTACAAACAAGGACTTGGAGCAGCAATAGCTACTGCACCAAGCTTTCAGCAACATGCAGGAGGCCTAGACATG AGGAAGCATGGATCCACTAGAAAAGACGGAAAACTGTTAGATGCCAAG ACTGAAAGGCGATTGGCTCAGAACAGAGAAGCTGCAAGAAAGAGCAGGCTGAGGAAAAAG GCTTATGTGCAGCAACTTGAGACTAGCCGCATAAGGCTTCAGCAAATCGAGCAAGAGCTTCAGAGAGCACGCTCACAG GGCTTGTTTCCTGGAGGATGCAGTGCACCTGGAGATATGAGCTCGG GTGCTGTAATGTTTGACATGGATTACACCCGATGGATAGACGACGACAGCAAATGCATGGCAGAGCTCCAGGGCGCGCTACAGGCCCAGCTCCCCGACGGAAACCTTGGTGCCATTGTGGAAGAATGCATGCGCCACTACGACGAGCTCTTCCACCTTAGGGCCGTGCTCGCCAGCTCCGACGTGTTCCACCTGATGACTGGCATGTGGGCGGCGCCGGCCGAGCGGTGCTTCCTCTGGATGGCCGGTTTCCGGCCATCAGAAATTCTCAAA ATGCTGATACCTCAGCTCGATCCACTGACGGAGCAGCAGCTGATGGGGATGTGCAGCCTGCAGCAGTCGTCGGAGCAGACCGAGGAGGCGCTCGCGCAGGGGCTTCACCAGCTGCACCAGTCACTGGCCGACGCGGTGGGCGGCGGTCCTCTCAACGACGGCGCAGATGTTGCCAACTACACCGGCCTCATGGCCCTAGCACTTGGCAGGCTTGAGAACCTCGAGAGCTTTTATCGTCAG GCTGATAATCTGAGGCAGGAAACGTTGCACCACATGCGGCGAATTCTCACAACCAGACAGACAGCTCGGTGTTTTCTTTCCATTGGAGAGTATAATCGCCGTCTCCGTGCTCTCAGCTCCCTCTGGGCTTCACGTCCTCGCGA AAACTTCATTGCGACAGAGAATGTCAGCCCTACAGGAACTGAATTTCAGGTTATTCAGCAATCTCAGCAAAATCAATTCTCCGGTTTCTGA